A stretch of Anaeromyxobacter dehalogenans 2CP-1 DNA encodes these proteins:
- a CDS encoding acylphosphatase yields MADRVRARIVVSGRVQGVAFRQSTADEARRLGVEGWVRNLPDGRVEAEAEGGRTAVGALVRWCHAGPPAARVDRVEVEWVEPAGGLGAFEIRF; encoded by the coding sequence ATGGCCGATCGGGTCCGTGCGCGCATCGTGGTGTCCGGCCGCGTCCAGGGCGTGGCCTTCCGCCAGTCCACGGCGGACGAGGCGCGTCGCCTGGGGGTGGAGGGCTGGGTCCGCAACCTGCCCGACGGCCGGGTGGAGGCCGAGGCCGAAGGAGGGCGCACCGCGGTGGGCGCGCTCGTCCGCTGGTGCCACGCGGGCCCGCCCGCCGCGCGGGTGGATCGGGTCGAGGTGGAGTGGGTGGAGCCCGCCGGCGGCCTGGGCGCCTTCGAGATCCGCTTCTGA